The sequence below is a genomic window from Massilia oculi.
CATCATGACCGGCGACCCGGTCACGCCGTTCCTGGTCGACCTGTGGCGCTTCGGCGCACTGAAGGGCCGCGAGGCCGAGGCCTATGCCGCGCTGCGCGAGAACGCCTTCGGCGTGCCGGCCCACGGCATCCGTCCGCAAGGCCGTTCGGGCAACCCGAGCTACCTGAAGCAGGGCTTCGTGCAGTACGACCGCAGCTTCATCTCGAAGGGCATGGACACCGACCCGCACCACGGCGCTTCGGCGACGCTCGAATACGCGGCGGCCGACGGCGCGCTGGCCGGCATGGCCCAGGCGCTCGGCCATCTGGATGATGCGAAAGTGCTGGCGCAGCGCGCGCTGAACTGGAAGACGCTCTGGGACCCGAGCGTGGTCGACGCCGAGACCGGCCAGAAAGGCTTCCCGCGTCCGCGCCTGCTGGACGGCAGCTGGTTCGGCGACGTCGGCAGCGGCTACGATCCGCGCGGCGACCACGGCTTCCATGAGGGCACGGCCTGGCAATACCAGTGGCTGGTGCCGCAGGACGTGCCTGGCCTGGCCGCCGCGATGGGCGGCGTGGGGCCGGCGCTTGGCCGCCTGGACCAGTTCTTCGACTATCCGGCGGTGCTGGCCGACCCGAACGCGGTGCGCAAGTCGTGGGTGGTGGGGCCGTACAGCTATTACGCCCAGTTCCGCTACAACCCGAACAACGAGCCCGACCTGCACGCGCCATGGATGTATACCCTGATGGGCCAGCCGTGGAAGACCACCACCGTGGTGCGCGCGGCCGAGACGCTGTTCACCAACGGTCCCGGCGGCGTGACCGGCAACGACGACCTGGGCACGATGTCGGCCTGGTACCTGTTCAGCGCCCTGGGCATGTATCCGGACATGCCGGGCAGCGGCCGCTTCCTGCTGCATGCGCCGCGCTTCGTTAAGGCCGAGATCGACCTGCCGCAAGGCCGCATCCTGCGCATCGAGGCGCCGGGCGCCAGGCCGGGCGAGCGCCGCTTCGTCAAGTCGGTGAACTACGGCGGCCGCGCGGTGGAGCGCGTGTGGCTGGATTGGGAGCAGCTGCAGTCGGCGGGCACGCTGAAGTACCAGCTCACCACCCAGCCGGACACCAAAGGCTGGGGCACGCGGGCGCGTGACCTGCCGCGCCCACCGGCAGGTGTCGCCAACTAAGCACTCGTCGCGAAAATAATCAGGAGACAGCATGGCCAACATGCCATACAAGGCGGCGCCAGCCGCCCAGAACCAGGGCGCGGCGACGCAGCTGGACAGCAATACGAGCGCGCTCGTCATCGTGACGATCCTGTTCTTCATGTGGGGGCTGATCACGTCGCTCAACGACGTCCTGATTCCGCACCTGAAGGCGGTCTACACCCTGACCTACGTGCAGGCGATGCTGGTGCAGTTCTGCTTCTTCGGCGCCTACGCCATCGTGTCGCTGCCGGCCGGTGCGCTGATCCGCCGCATCGGCTACCAGAAGGGGGCGGTGGCCGGACTGCTGGTCGCCGCCGCCGGCTGCACGCTGTTCTATCCGGCCTCGTTCGGCGGCTACGGCCTGTTCCTGCTGGCGCTGTTCGTGCTGGCCTCGGGCATCACGGTGCTGCAGGTGGCCGCGAACCCGTACGTGGCGGTGCTCGGCCCGGCGCGCACGGCATCGAGCCGCCTGACCCTGACCCAGGCCTTCAATTCGCTGGGCACCACGATCGGACCGGCCGTCGGCGGCCTCTTGATCCTGTCGGCCGCGGGGACGGTTGCGGTAGCCGGTGTCGATACGGTAGCCGAGGCGGCGGCCGAAGCGGCGTCGGTGCGCGGCCCCTACCTGGTGCTGGCCGGCGTGCTGGTCATGCTGGCGGTGCTGTTCCGGCTGGCGCGCCTGCCGGCAATCGCCGATACCGACGACGCGCCGCTGGCGGGCGAAAGCCAGGGTTCGGCGCTGGCGCACCGCCACCTGGTGCTGGGCGCGATCGGCATCTTCCTGTACGTGGGGGCCGAAGTGAGCATCGGCAGCTTCCTGATCAACTTCATCGGCGAGCCGCACATCGCCGGCCTGTCGCATGCCGACGCCGCCCACTACGTCAGCATCTACTGGGGCGGGGCGATGATCGGACGCTTCATCGGCTTCGCCGTGATGCGCGTGGTCAGCCCGGGCAAGACGCTGGCCTTCAATTCGCTGGCGGCGATCGCGCTGGTGCTGGTGGCGACTTTCACCGAAGGCGACCTGGCCATGTGGGCGATCCTGGCCGTCGGCCTGTGCAATTCGATCATGTTCCCGACCATCTTCAGCATGGCGCTGCATGGCCTGGGCAGGCA
It includes:
- a CDS encoding sugar MFS transporter, with amino-acid sequence MPYKAAPAAQNQGAATQLDSNTSALVIVTILFFMWGLITSLNDVLIPHLKAVYTLTYVQAMLVQFCFFGAYAIVSLPAGALIRRIGYQKGAVAGLLVAAAGCTLFYPASFGGYGLFLLALFVLASGITVLQVAANPYVAVLGPARTASSRLTLTQAFNSLGTTIGPAVGGLLILSAAGTVAVAGVDTVAEAAAEAASVRGPYLVLAGVLVMLAVLFRLARLPAIADTDDAPLAGESQGSALAHRHLVLGAIGIFLYVGAEVSIGSFLINFIGEPHIAGLSHADAAHYVSIYWGGAMIGRFIGFAVMRVVSPGKTLAFNSLAAIALVLVATFTEGDLAMWAILAVGLCNSIMFPTIFSMALHGLGRHTGQASGILCMAIVGGALVPFAQGALADSFNVQVSFLLPAACYAFVLYFGARYASMYTAK